Proteins from a single region of Psychrobacter cryohalolentis K5:
- a CDS encoding three component ABC system middle component — MIDAVHTYYYNPFKYGSHIVSFYNSLEEVEQNILLLPLIIPICSHPELSKKLDTVRLSGKSRSTFFTKFDNPKEFYDLQERFDALKRLSAQSLSYCIVNDWMTVDESSLRIIANENYDKKQIHKQATNLGKLFSGLSITEIYKGLRVNP, encoded by the coding sequence ATGATTGACGCCGTTCACACCTACTACTACAACCCCTTCAAGTATGGAAGTCACATTGTATCATTCTACAACTCATTGGAAGAAGTAGAGCAAAACATATTACTACTTCCACTTATTATACCGATATGTAGTCATCCTGAACTGTCTAAAAAGTTAGATACGGTGAGATTATCTGGCAAAAGTCGTTCAACCTTTTTTACCAAGTTCGATAATCCCAAAGAATTTTATGATTTACAAGAGCGATTTGACGCTTTAAAACGTTTATCTGCACAAAGCTTAAGTTATTGCATAGTTAATGATTGGATGACTGTTGACGAATCTTCTTTAAGAATTATCGCTAACGAAAACTACGATAAAAAACAAATACATAAGCAGGCTACAAATTTAGGAAAATTATTTAGTGGTTTATCCATTACTGAAATTTATAAAGGATTGAGGGTGAACCCATGA